A single genomic interval of Penicillium psychrofluorescens genome assembly, chromosome: 2 harbors:
- a CDS encoding uncharacterized protein (ID:PFLUO_002888-T1.cds;~source:funannotate), with the protein MVDWLSLAVPFAYLGVLIGSLATFASLYRKRKATKAASLEAWFPAHLQRDIYFSLLHLEPPSTSAKEKKAPSVPESVLKAALLRRATEDIKRVMTLRSQKQALSMLLQRGSVGDDLWQRFQRAEKEMEEEVRDVVTEANAYTPNWGQTIFQSANEMMNNDVYRRRLDEHQGKLAEEREWWDKKKTSIKEGFMKELDADFSSSGPAAAVAASAVPVQPAAPSVQTSDDDAVLVEADPSSAAGNTPGGSGGGGKKKKGKGKK; encoded by the exons ATGGTCGACTGGCTCAGTCTGGCCGTGCCGTTCGCCTACCTAGGCGTCCTAATCGGCTCCCTCGCGACATTCGCCTCGTTATAccgcaagcgcaaggcca CAAAAGCAGCCTCCCTGGAAGCATGGTTCCCAGCACACCTCCAACGCGACATCtacttctccctcctccacctcgagccaccctccacctccgccaaggaaaagaaagccccCTCCGTCCCGGAATCTGTCCTCAAGGCCgcgctcctccgccgcgcaACAGAAGACATCAAGCGCGTCATGACCCTGCGATCCCAGAAACAGGCCCTGTCCATgctcctccagcgcggcaGTGTCGGCGATGACCTGTGGCAGCGTTTCCAGcgcgccgagaaggagatggaggaagaggtgcGCGATGTTGTTACTGAG GCGAATGCGTACACTCCCAACTGGGGCCAGACTATCTTCCAATCCGCGAATGAAATGATGAACAACGATGTCTACCGCCGTCGTCTGGATGAGCACCAGGGGAAactggccgaggagcgcgagTGGTGGgataagaagaagacgagTATCAAGGAGGGGTTCATGAAGGAGCTTGACGCTGATTTCTCTTCGTCTGGTCCGGCGGCTGCAGTTGCAGCTTCAGCCGTTCCCGTGCAACCAGCTGCCCCTTCGGTACAAACCAGTGATGACGATGCAGTCCTCGTTGAGGCTGATccgtcctcggcggcggGTAATACCCCTGgtggcagcggtggtggtgggaagaaaaagaagggcaAGGGGAAGAAATAG